TAGGTTTTTGTAAATTTTTTAAAAAATGGTATAATTGGAAAGCAAAGAAACGGAACATGAAAACTACTGACAATTAGAAATACGAGGAATACCCATGTCTTTTGACGGATTTTTTTTACACCACATGACCAAGGAATTGCGACAAGAGCTACTGTCTGGTCGCATTCAAAAAATTAACCAGCCTTTTGAACACGAAATTGTCCTTCAGATCCGAAGCAATCGGAAAAATCAAAAACTACTTCTCTCAGCTCACCCTGTCTTTGGACGAATTCAATTAACCCAGACAAATTTTGAAAATCCTGCCATTCCTAACACCTTTATCATGGTTTTGAGGAAATACTTGCAGGGAGCTGTGATTGAAAAGATCGAACAAATCGACAATGATCGAATTTTAGAAATCTCTGTTTCCAATAAAAACGAGATTGGCGATGCCATTGCCGTGACGCTCAGCATTGAAATCATGGGTAAGCACAGCAATATTATCTTGCTTGACAAGGCGACAGGAAAAATTATCGAAGCCATTAAGCATGTCGGCTTTTCCCAAAACTCCTATCGGACCATTCTACCTGGATCGACTTACCTAGCTCCTCCAAGCACTGAGAGTGCCAATCCTTTTACCATTGCCGATGAAAAGCTCTTTGAAATTCTCCAACGTGAAAATTTAGAGCCCCGTTCTTTGCAAACACTTTTCCAAGGACTGGGACGAGATACAGCAACAGAACTCAGCAAACGCTTGGAAACGGATAAATTAAAGCATTTTCGTGCCTTCTTTGCACAAGAAACGCTGGCAACTCTGACAGAGAAATCCTTCGCTTCTCTCTCATTTTTAGATAGCCAAGCAGAATTTCCGACCCTCTCAGCTGCCCTTGATTATTTTTACAAGGATAAGGCCGAACGGGATCGTGTCAATCAACAAGCCAGCGAGTTAATCCGCCGCGTCGAGACAGATTTGGAAAAAAATCGCAAAAAGCTCATCAAACAAGAAGAGGAACTCATCGCCACAGAAAATGCTGAAGAATTCCGCCAGAAAGGGGAATTGCTGACAACCTTCCTCCATCAAGTGCCCAACGACCAAGATCAGGTCGAGTTGGACAACTACTATACAGGTGAAAAAATTTCGATTGCCCTTGATAAGGCACTGACGCCCAATCAAAATGCCCAACGTTATTTCAAACGGTATCAAAAATTAAAAGAAGCTGTCAAACATTTGACAGGCTTGATTGAAGAGACCAAATCAACCATCCTATACCTGGAAAGTGTCGAAACAGCCCTTTCTCAAGCCAATCTTTCGGAAGTCGCTGAAATCCGTGAAGAGCTAATCCAGACAGGATTTATTCGCAGACGCCAACGCGATAAACTACACAAACGCAAGAAACCTGAAAAATATCTGGCTAGTGATGGCAAGACCATCATCCTTGTTGGGAAAAATAATCTTCAAAATGAAGAATTGACCTTCAAACTCGCAAAAAAAGAAGAACTGTGGTTCCATGCAAAGGACATCCCCGGAAGCCACGTGGTCATCACAGGCAACCTTACCCCCTCTGATGAGGTAAAAACAGATGCCGCAGAGCTTGCTGCCTATTTCTCCAAGGCTCGCTTGTCCAATCTGGTTCAAGTCGATATGATTGAAACCAAAAAACTCAACAAACCAACTGGAGGTAAGCCTGGTTTTGTGACTTATACCGGTCAGAAAACTCTGCGAGTTACCCCAGATGAAGATAAAATTCAGTCCATGAGACTAGACTGACCTCTGTCATCATTCTCAGAAATATAAAGCTGAGACATACAAAAAATCCTAAAACACTGGTGTGATAACCATCGTTTTAGGATTTTTATGGTTTCTTGATAGATTTGATAAAAAATAGCTAATCCTCTATAAACATCAACATCTGACTAGGTTCCACAATTCTCAATTGTGAAAGGTGATAGATAAAACTAGCCTAGCTTGCGTCCTAAAAGGTCAGCTGAGGACTATTCTATAATCCTTATTTCCAACCCTCAACAGTTCGCTGGACTGTTGAAGCAAGGTGAGTTTACGACGTCAGATTTTGATTGTTGATGAGTATAAAACCGTTCTTGCTGTTGACAACCATCACCAAAACCAATCGTCTTCTTGAACTGGTTCTGCATTTTTACGTTTTCTGGGGCCTGTGCCATAGCGTTCTGCTTCGACATCTTCCTTGTAGGGCATCACATTTGCCAAAATGATATAAATAATAATTCCTAAACCAAAATTAAAGACGGTAAACAAGACAAATAAAAATCGAATCAAGCCTAAATCAAAGTCAAATTTATCAGCTAATCCTGCAAGTACCCCTGAGATCGATTTATTTCTACGTAATTTATAAAATTTAACCATGAACATCCTCTCCTGCTCTTCTTGATAGACTTATTCTACCATGAGGAGAACCTAAGGTCATCAGACTTTAGGCCGATATTTCCTGTAAGGGTCCTTGACACTTGCCGCAGCGGTATTTATCAACATCTACACGCCGCCTTCGAGGATATACCTGACCACAAGCTTGGCACTGATACTGATGAAAAGCAGACTGTTCAAGACTAGGAGCATAACGTAAACCATCGACTGCCTGTAACAATTCCTTAAATTCCTTGTCTTTGTGACGATAGCCCTTTTTCTGAAAATAAAGGTGGTAGTGGCAAAGTTCATGCCGAACAATTTTCCGAAAGATTTCTAGGCCATATTCTTCGTAGATTTTTGGATTGAAATCCAGATGACCATCCTTGGGGAAAAAGCGGCCACCTGTTGAACGCAATCGCCTATTCCAATGGGCAGTGTGACGAAATTCCCAGCCAAAATCTTCCAGCGAGACTGTTTGAACATACTTAGTTAGCTTCACGAGGTGCTACCAAGGAAAGATTGAGCTTTTCACGCTCCACATCAACCTTATCGACCCAAACTGTCACAATATCGCCCACAGATACGACTTGGCTCGGATGGTTGGTCTTTCCTTTCCTCATTTTAGAAATATGAATCAGGCCATCGCGATGAACCCCAATATCTACAAAGGCTCCAAAATCGACAACATTTCTTACCACACCCTCTAGTTTCTGACCAAGTACCAAATCCTTCAACTCCAAGATATCCTGACG
The window above is part of the Streptococcus himalayensis genome. Proteins encoded here:
- a CDS encoding SprT family protein, whose product is MKLTKYVQTVSLEDFGWEFRHTAHWNRRLRSTGGRFFPKDGHLDFNPKIYEEYGLEIFRKIVRHELCHYHLYFQKKGYRHKDKEFKELLQAVDGLRYAPSLEQSAFHQYQCQACGQVYPRRRRVDVDKYRCGKCQGPLQEISA
- a CDS encoding PspC domain-containing protein, which encodes MVKFYKLRRNKSISGVLAGLADKFDFDLGLIRFLFVLFTVFNFGLGIIIYIILANVMPYKEDVEAERYGTGPRKRKNAEPVQEDDWFW
- a CDS encoding Rqc2 family fibronectin-binding protein, with amino-acid sequence MSFDGFFLHHMTKELRQELLSGRIQKINQPFEHEIVLQIRSNRKNQKLLLSAHPVFGRIQLTQTNFENPAIPNTFIMVLRKYLQGAVIEKIEQIDNDRILEISVSNKNEIGDAIAVTLSIEIMGKHSNIILLDKATGKIIEAIKHVGFSQNSYRTILPGSTYLAPPSTESANPFTIADEKLFEILQRENLEPRSLQTLFQGLGRDTATELSKRLETDKLKHFRAFFAQETLATLTEKSFASLSFLDSQAEFPTLSAALDYFYKDKAERDRVNQQASELIRRVETDLEKNRKKLIKQEEELIATENAEEFRQKGELLTTFLHQVPNDQDQVELDNYYTGEKISIALDKALTPNQNAQRYFKRYQKLKEAVKHLTGLIEETKSTILYLESVETALSQANLSEVAEIREELIQTGFIRRRQRDKLHKRKKPEKYLASDGKTIILVGKNNLQNEELTFKLAKKEELWFHAKDIPGSHVVITGNLTPSDEVKTDAAELAAYFSKARLSNLVQVDMIETKKLNKPTGGKPGFVTYTGQKTLRVTPDEDKIQSMRLD